TCGGCTACCGCGAACTACCACGGCGACATCATCCCGTTCCACTCGAATGAAGCACAAATCAACGCGGTTGACGCGAGCATTACGCTTGCCAAGACGGGTACGCTCGTTGGCTCGCTGACCGAAAACCCGCTGGTCCGCTGGACGTTCACGGTTACCAATACCGGTGTCCACCAGCTGTCCTCGCTTGAAATCATCGACAGCCTTCCCGGCATCGGGCCAATAGCGTGGGGCACGTGGCCGGGCGCAGCCGATGCCCTCGACCCTGGCGAATCGGTGACCGCCACGGCGGACTCGCTGCTGACCGAGGCCCAGATCGCCGACGGCACCCTGCGAAACACCGCGACGGCTGCTGGAACAACCGCAGACGGAATTCGTGTCGTTTCAGAGGAAGCCACCGCCGTTGTCAGTTGGAAATCAACGCTGACGCTCGTCAAACAGGTCTCGTTCGGCTCAGCATCGCCAACCGATTGGACCCTCAGCGCCTCAGGGGTGGCCGGTGCCCTCGCCGGTCCAAGCGGCACAACCGGTTCTCCAGAGGCGAGCGCTTCGGTGACGCCAGGCACCACCTATTCGCTGTCAGAGCAGGGAAGCCAAAACACCTACCAACAGGTCGGAGCGTGGGCCTGCGCCGATAGCCTCGGAAATACCGTCGCCGTGGCAAGCGGCGTTGTGACCATCCCAATGCAACGCGATGTCACCTGCACCGTGACAAACGCGACCGCGCAGCTCATCCTGCTCAAGCACGTCGCCGATGCCAAGCTCGACCCCGCCGATTGGCAGATCGTAGCGACCCCACGGGCGAACGCCGTCGGGCTGCCAACCGTCGCGGCCATTGGTGCAGAACACAACGCGCTGACCAACACGTTCGAGGTACTCCCCGGTCATCCGTATGACCTCACCGAGGAATCAATTCACCCCTCCGGCACGATTGCCTATCGCATGCTGTCTCTCGAGCGTCAAAACCCGGATGGCAGCTGGAGCCAGGTCGACCCTGGCCAGCCAGCAGTCGTTTCGGTTGGCACAACGGAGGTGTACCGCTTTGTCAACGACACCATCCCATCGGTCACACTCCCCCTCACGGGAGGCGCGAGTGTTGACGCGTTCCTGATCGCAGGTGCCGGCATCCTCGCGTCCGCAATCACCGCAGCGCTTGTGTATCAGCGGCGACGACGGATGCCACGTTCCTAACCAGTTTTGTCCCCCATCCATACCCTCCACCCCCTCTTAAGGAGAAGGAAAATAATGAAAAAAACGATCACACGGCGCATAACCGCCGTCATCGGTGCCACGGCGCTCGGCGTCTTGAGCGCGGTGTCGCTCGCTCTTCCGGCCTCTGCCGTTGGTCCGGATCTTGACCCAAACGCCTCTGGTTCAATCACCATTCACAAGTACGAGCAGCCACTCACCAATGGCGCTCCTGCCGATGGTACGGAGCAGACGGTTCCTGCAACCCACGTCCCGATTGACGGCGTTGTGTTTAGCATCACGCCGGTAACTGGCGTCGACCTGACAACTAACGCCGGCTGGACAACGGCGAAGACCCTGTCTGAGGCGCTTGCCGCAGACCCTCTCGCGCTGCCAACGCCGCTTGGTACGCCGCAGACGCTCCCGGCCACGGTTGGTGGCGACACCACGATTGGCAGCCTCCCCCTCGGCCTCTACCTGGTGCAAGAGGTATCGGCACCCGCCAACGTCGTATCAAAGGCAGCCCCGTTCCTCGTCACGGTTCCGCTCCCAACAACCGGCGCTGCTGCAGACTGGAACTACAACATCCACGTCTACCCGAAGAACGCTGTTGCTGGCACGCCAACAAAGTCGGTTGACGACAGCGGCAAATTTGCCCTCGGCTCAACCGTGACCTGGACCGTTGGTTCAACCGTTCCGGTCTTCGCAGATCGCGCAGAGCTCGTGTCATACGTCATCACGGATACGCTCGACAGCCGTCTGAGCTACACAGCCCCCGCGCGCATCTCGCTCGACGGAACCGCGCTGTCGGCGGCCGATGTGACCATTTCGACGACCAACCCCGTCACTGTCACCTTCACCCCCACCGGCCTCGACAAGCTCATGGCCGCACCAAACGGTGCGCTCTCGCTCGAAATCGATACGGTTGTCACCGGCACCGGCTCGATCGTGAACACCGCCCTCGTGAACGTAAACGGCATCGAGTCCGAAACCAACCCGGCAACAACATCTTGGGTTCCCGTAGAAATCACCAAGGTTGACGGCGACAACCAGGCGCCCCTCGCCGGTGCCGTCTTCGCCGTCTACACCACACAGACCGGCGGAACGGCCTTGAGCTTCCCCGGTGGCATCACCGAGTTCACGAGCGACTCAACCGGAAAAATCACGATTCCCGGCCTCAAGGCCGGCGAGGTGTACTGGCTCGAAGAGGTCACCGCCCCGACCGGCTACTTCGGTCTCGGCGAGCGCGTTCGTGTCCCAGGTTCTGGAACGCTGGCAGCGGTTCCCGGAGTGAACACCGGCGAACTTGTGACCTACACGCAGACCGTCGCCAACGACAAGATCCCAGCGTGGATGCTTCCGCTCACCGGTAGCACGGGAACGCTGCTCTTCGCCCTCGGCGGAGGCGCTCTCGTCGCGGTAGCCATTGGCGCTGCGCTGGTTGTGAGCCGCAAGAAGAAGGCTCTTGCGTAACTCACACTGAGTCCCATGGCGTCTGCGATGGGCTCCTGAGGGTGGTGGAATCGACGGTTGTCGGTTCCACCACCCTTCAGTACGTTCAACACTTCAACAGGATCGAAGAACCGTGACCGCAACGGAAGCGCTGGCCACCTCAGCGGTGAGCGCAGGGCGTCGAGCGCGTTGGCGTTTCCCAGTAGGCCCCAGCGTGATCGCGGCGATATGCCTCCTTGGCGTCGCCGTCCTGCTCTACCCAACAGCCGCGTCTTGGCTGACGCAGTATGAACAGTCCCAGCGCATCGTGGCGCTGTCTGACCAGGTTCGCAACATGTCTCCCGAAAACCGTTCACAGGCCGTCGAGAAGGCCGTTGCGTATAACGCGTCGCTCAACGGCAGCGCCGCGGTTACCGCTGGCGAACGACTGCCGCAGGCCGAGTCGCCCGGCGACCCTGAAGATCAGAACTACAACGAGCTGCTTGCCGCTGACGCAAGCGGGCTCATCGGAAGAATCAAAATCCCCGTCATTGATGCCGACCTTCCGATCTATCACGGAACAAGCGATCAGACCCTCCGCGAGGGCATCGGTCATTTACAGGGAACCGCCCTCCCCGTTGGCGGCGAGAGCACCCACTCGGTCCTCACCGGTCACCGAGGGCTCGCCGACGCGACGATGTTTACTCACCTTGACCAGGTCGCCGAGGGTGACACCTTCACAATCGAGGTGTTT
The DNA window shown above is from Lysinibacter cavernae and carries:
- a CDS encoding SpaH/EbpB family LPXTG-anchored major pilin, coding for MKKTITRRITAVIGATALGVLSAVSLALPASAVGPDLDPNASGSITIHKYEQPLTNGAPADGTEQTVPATHVPIDGVVFSITPVTGVDLTTNAGWTTAKTLSEALAADPLALPTPLGTPQTLPATVGGDTTIGSLPLGLYLVQEVSAPANVVSKAAPFLVTVPLPTTGAAADWNYNIHVYPKNAVAGTPTKSVDDSGKFALGSTVTWTVGSTVPVFADRAELVSYVITDTLDSRLSYTAPARISLDGTALSAADVTISTTNPVTVTFTPTGLDKLMAAPNGALSLEIDTVVTGTGSIVNTALVNVNGIESETNPATTSWVPVEITKVDGDNQAPLAGAVFAVYTTQTGGTALSFPGGITEFTSDSTGKITIPGLKAGEVYWLEEVTAPTGYFGLGERVRVPGSGTLAAVPGVNTGELVTYTQTVANDKIPAWMLPLTGSTGTLLFALGGGALVAVAIGAALVVSRKKKALA